Proteins encoded together in one Chryseobacterium taklimakanense window:
- a CDS encoding acyl-CoA thioesterase yields MTKEISTVVKVRFSDCDPIGHLNNVKYLEYMLNAREDHVEEFYGFTYEEYTRKTGCTWITIQNEIAYLQEVRYNSRVVISSKTIEIQDRISKVEILMKSEDGTKIFAVLWITVIYFNMKTRKSEVQPPETIQLFNKYLVNLEQKDFQSRVEFLRHQNKSLKS; encoded by the coding sequence ATGACTAAAGAAATATCCACAGTTGTTAAAGTGCGTTTCAGCGACTGCGATCCGATCGGGCATCTGAACAATGTAAAGTATCTGGAATATATGCTCAACGCCCGCGAAGACCATGTAGAAGAGTTTTATGGGTTTACATATGAAGAATATACCCGGAAGACCGGCTGCACCTGGATCACCATTCAGAATGAAATTGCCTACCTGCAGGAAGTTCGCTATAATTCCAGAGTCGTTATTTCCAGCAAAACAATTGAAATTCAGGACAGGATTTCAAAAGTAGAAATCCTGATGAAAAGCGAAGACGGAACTAAGATCTTTGCAGTTTTGTGGATCACGGTCATTTATTTCAATATGAAAACCCGTAAATCCGAGGTTCAACCTCCTGAGACCATTCAGCTTTTTAACAAATATCTTGTCAACCTGGAGCAGAAAGACTTCCAAAGCCGTGTAGAATTTCTTCGCCACCAAAACAAATCCTTAAAATCATGA
- a CDS encoding DUF2142 domain-containing protein, which produces MKNSSLFFVYLLIIGILVRLFTLFYIPMFYAPDEEAHFKYIRYISENKHLPIAYSVTGSETKDWEFHQPPLYYIILSLFNVKSITTAFYLFRFFSVILFIITFIFSKKVLDKFAIGDFRTSVVLIFLSLLPTYIFVSSSINNDNLIIPVSVVTFYILLHSNFNRIKDLFSVSLWITLSIITKYSASVIVFFVTAYFLLQFVKQRNFKNLYQLLLIGLFTAILSAVFFLRNLALYDSVLGFSKAHAIGENWDSFSKALGYIVHTLIWSFFAVAGIINDIRPIIYPFSYLLLLGLILGTTIILKKHRSLLLLTAVFTLGINILLSIYFGYKYYQSQGRFLFPSLIFIAIIFSFSYKFLIDKFSINKKVSLVILILFFSLGYGFTILKFEKHKKEGLLVMAKQSVLIQ; this is translated from the coding sequence ATGAAAAACTCTTCATTATTCTTTGTTTATTTACTTATTATAGGAATTCTTGTTAGGTTATTCACTCTGTTTTATATTCCGATGTTTTATGCTCCTGATGAAGAGGCTCATTTTAAGTATATACGGTATATTTCAGAAAATAAACATCTCCCAATTGCCTATTCGGTAACGGGAAGCGAGACAAAAGATTGGGAATTTCACCAGCCACCTCTTTATTATATTATTTTATCTTTATTCAATGTAAAATCAATTACTACAGCGTTTTATCTATTTCGTTTTTTTTCAGTGATTTTATTCATTATTACTTTCATTTTTTCTAAAAAAGTTTTGGACAAATTTGCGATTGGAGACTTCCGAACATCTGTTGTTTTAATATTTTTGTCTCTTCTTCCTACTTATATTTTTGTCTCTTCTTCCATAAATAATGACAATCTCATTATTCCGGTTAGTGTTGTAACCTTTTATATTCTCCTCCACTCTAATTTTAATCGAATAAAAGACCTATTTTCAGTTTCCCTTTGGATAACTTTGTCAATCATTACAAAATACTCAGCATCTGTTATTGTCTTTTTTGTTACAGCCTATTTTCTGTTACAATTTGTGAAGCAAAGAAATTTCAAAAATTTATATCAATTACTCTTAATCGGCTTATTTACAGCAATACTTTCTGCAGTATTCTTTTTAAGGAACTTAGCTTTGTACGATTCTGTTTTAGGATTTAGTAAAGCACATGCAATAGGGGAAAACTGGGACAGTTTTTCTAAAGCACTAGGTTACATCGTTCATACTTTGATATGGTCATTTTTTGCTGTTGCGGGAATCATTAATGATATACGGCCAATAATATATCCCTTTTCATATCTCCTTTTATTAGGACTAATTTTAGGAACTACAATAATTTTAAAAAAACACAGAAGCTTACTTTTGTTAACTGCGGTTTTTACACTTGGCATAAATATTTTGTTGTCGATTTATTTTGGTTATAAATATTATCAGTCGCAAGGCCGATTTCTATTTCCATCCCTTATATTCATTGCCATCATATTCAGTTTTAGTTATAAGTTTTTAATTGATAAATTTTCGATTAATAAAAAAGTAAGCCTTGTAATCCTAATACTTTTTTTCTCACTGGGATATGGATTTACAATCTTAAAGTTTGAAAAGCATAAAAAGGAAGGCCTATTAGTAATGGCGAAACAGAGTGTTTTAATACAATAA
- a CDS encoding GlmU family protein: MLQLVFSDAQYWEDFLPLTFTRPTAEMRCGILTFAERWQKLLEIQEISFITEDYLQEKFKKPEGKESLFIVPNFLPTETVLEQIKNLHQGEALVYENELLAARVNMESFSLNQIEKMTDITEELLFFKQPTDLFSYNDKAIDFDFELLTNGRTSQPLSETNGLLGNKEDLFIEEGAQIEFSTLNTKSGKIYIGKNAEVMEGCNLRGPIALCDDSKFNLGAKIYGATTIGPHSKVGGEVNNIVIFGYSNKGHDGFVGNSVIGEWCNLGADTNSSNLKNNYAEVKLWNYRLKRFANTGLQFAGLIMGDHSKTAINTQLNTGTVAGVAANIFKSGFPPNLIDNFSWGGMKGDEKFKLEKAYEVAEKAMARRKVPLTEADKDILKYIYENY; encoded by the coding sequence ATGTTGCAACTCGTTTTTTCAGACGCACAATATTGGGAAGATTTTCTTCCGCTTACGTTTACAAGGCCAACAGCAGAGATGCGCTGCGGAATACTCACATTCGCCGAACGCTGGCAGAAACTTCTAGAAATTCAGGAAATTTCTTTCATTACGGAAGATTACCTTCAGGAGAAATTTAAAAAACCGGAAGGGAAGGAAAGCCTTTTCATCGTTCCGAATTTTCTCCCAACGGAAACAGTTTTGGAGCAGATCAAAAATCTGCATCAGGGCGAAGCGTTGGTTTATGAGAACGAACTTTTGGCTGCGCGAGTGAATATGGAAAGTTTCAGTCTCAACCAGATTGAAAAAATGACCGACATCACCGAGGAACTTCTCTTCTTCAAACAGCCGACCGATTTATTTTCTTATAATGATAAAGCGATTGATTTCGATTTTGAACTTTTGACTAATGGCAGAACTTCACAACCGCTTTCTGAAACCAACGGCCTCCTTGGGAATAAGGAAGATTTGTTTATCGAAGAAGGCGCACAGATTGAATTTTCGACATTAAATACGAAATCCGGAAAAATCTACATCGGAAAAAATGCCGAAGTGATGGAAGGCTGCAACCTTCGGGGGCCGATTGCGCTTTGCGACGATTCTAAATTTAACCTTGGAGCAAAAATTTACGGCGCGACAACCATCGGGCCACATTCCAAAGTTGGTGGCGAGGTGAATAATATCGTGATTTTTGGTTATTCTAATAAAGGCCACGACGGTTTTGTCGGAAATTCTGTAATCGGCGAATGGTGCAATCTTGGCGCAGACACCAATTCATCAAACCTGAAAAACAATTACGCTGAAGTAAAACTGTGGAACTACCGCCTGAAACGGTTTGCCAATACCGGGCTTCAGTTTGCAGGGCTGATCATGGGCGACCATTCAAAAACTGCGATCAACACACAGCTCAACACCGGGACGGTTGCAGGCGTAGCGGCCAATATCTTCAAAAGCGGTTTCCCGCCGAATCTGATTGATAATTTTTCGTGGGGCGGAATGAAAGGCGATGAAAAGTTTAAACTCGAAAAAGCGTA
- a CDS encoding BamA/TamA family outer membrane protein, whose amino-acid sequence MKRFVLIDVQDDRRYLKKDSISAVKFLDSLSQNNYFFTQLKAVKQNQNSTEIYFDKGKNFNEGWVTVSDTIAADLKLPKEFYFKNLDSLRRSINQKYIQKGYSFSRIKTKYDGLKNGSPSVKISVIPTEKRKINRFVIKGYDKLPARFVKNLEKEYKGQVYSEKNLSLINSQLQNHPYISLEKPPQTLFTKDSTEIYLFAQKKKSNTFDGVLGFGNDENEKFTLNGTLNVNLRNLFNGFETISLFWQRNPNRGQTFDLLTDIPYLFKSNLGFRNEVHIYRQESDYATVKILPGIYYHLSSREKFGIRGNFELSSVLDSLYTNAKDFSRKGVGIWYEYTKPTEIDLFLNDIWLRAETDFINTNYQTDDLKATQFRYFISGEKNLHLKGNHYLNLKAESASHIAKNSLSENEIFRIGGWNSLRGFNENSILGELYAFAGPEYRYLISNQAFFDVFAQYAFVNNKNLSNSKFYSFGTGFNFILPVGLMSFQISNGNQVGEPFTFRNTKIHWGILTRF is encoded by the coding sequence GTGAAAAGATTTGTTTTAATCGATGTACAGGATGACAGGCGTTACCTTAAAAAAGATTCAATATCTGCGGTTAAATTTCTGGATTCCCTTTCGCAAAACAATTATTTCTTCACACAACTTAAAGCTGTTAAACAAAATCAAAATAGTACTGAGATTTATTTTGATAAGGGTAAGAATTTCAATGAAGGTTGGGTTACAGTTTCAGATACAATTGCCGCAGATTTAAAACTTCCAAAGGAATTTTATTTCAAAAACCTGGATTCGCTCAGGCGAAGCATTAATCAGAAATATATTCAAAAAGGCTATTCCTTTAGCCGTATTAAAACTAAGTATGACGGTTTAAAAAACGGATCTCCTTCTGTAAAAATTTCAGTAATTCCTACCGAAAAAAGAAAAATTAACCGGTTTGTTATCAAAGGTTATGACAAGCTTCCGGCGAGATTTGTAAAAAATCTTGAAAAAGAATATAAGGGCCAAGTTTACAGCGAAAAAAATCTTTCATTGATTAACAGCCAACTGCAGAACCATCCTTATATTTCTCTGGAAAAGCCACCGCAAACACTGTTCACAAAAGATTCTACGGAAATTTATCTTTTTGCCCAAAAGAAAAAATCAAATACTTTCGACGGTGTTTTGGGTTTCGGAAATGACGAAAATGAAAAGTTCACTTTAAACGGAACGCTGAATGTCAATTTAAGGAATTTATTTAATGGTTTTGAAACCATCAGCCTGTTTTGGCAGCGCAATCCGAACCGTGGGCAGACTTTTGACCTGTTGACCGACATCCCCTATTTATTTAAATCCAACTTAGGTTTTCGGAATGAGGTCCACATTTACCGCCAGGAGTCGGATTATGCTACAGTGAAAATATTACCCGGAATTTATTATCACCTTTCCTCCCGTGAGAAATTTGGGATCAGAGGTAATTTTGAACTTTCTTCGGTTCTGGATTCTTTATATACCAATGCAAAAGATTTCAGCAGAAAAGGCGTCGGAATATGGTATGAATATACAAAGCCGACCGAAATTGATCTGTTTTTAAATGACATATGGCTGCGTGCTGAAACTGATTTTATTAATACCAATTACCAGACGGACGATCTGAAAGCCACACAATTCAGATATTTTATTTCAGGAGAAAAAAACCTGCATTTAAAAGGAAATCATTATCTCAATCTCAAAGCAGAGTCCGCCTCGCATATTGCAAAAAATTCCCTCTCTGAAAATGAAATTTTCAGAATAGGCGGCTGGAACTCTCTGCGCGGATTTAATGAAAATTCAATACTGGGAGAGCTCTATGCCTTCGCGGGTCCAGAATACCGCTATCTGATCAGTAATCAGGCATTCTTCGATGTTTTTGCACAATATGCATTTGTGAATAATAAAAATCTTTCAAATTCTAAATTCTACAGTTTTGGTACCGGTTTTAATTTCATTTTGCCGGTGGGTCTGATGTCCTTTCAGATATCAAACGGTAATCAGGTTGGTGAGCCGTTTACCTTCAGAAATACAAAAATCCATTGGGGAATTCTTACGAGGTTTTAA
- a CDS encoding type B 50S ribosomal protein L31: MKQGIHPENYRLVVFKDMSNDEMFLCKSTAETKDTIEYEGETYPLIKMEISSTSHPFYTGKVKLVDTAGRVDKFMNKYKKFAK, encoded by the coding sequence ATGAAACAAGGAATTCACCCAGAAAATTATAGACTTGTTGTTTTCAAAGATATGAGTAACGACGAGATGTTTCTTTGCAAATCTACTGCAGAAACTAAGGACACTATCGAATACGAAGGAGAAACATACCCATTGATCAAAATGGAGATCTCTTCAACTTCTCACCCGTTCTATACAGGTAAAGTAAAACTTGTGGATACTGCCGGTAGAGTAGACAAATTCATGAACAAGTACAAAAAATTCGCTAAGTAA
- a CDS encoding OmpH family outer membrane protein — protein sequence MNINRIILFLALALSNMIWAQKIGVVDTNYILGKLPQYREAESRLNSQIQTWEKEIQQMQTEYNDKKAAFENEKVLLVGDQLKQREKEVLEQDAKIKSLINARFGTDGEINKARATLTKPFQDLIWNAIKTVSEKNTLGIVLDKSNNISVLYLDKRYDYTDKVLDLLLKNQNK from the coding sequence ATGAATATTAACAGAATCATTTTATTTCTGGCTTTGGCCCTCTCCAATATGATCTGGGCACAGAAGATCGGAGTTGTAGATACCAATTATATTTTGGGTAAACTTCCCCAGTACAGGGAAGCAGAAAGCAGGCTCAATTCCCAGATCCAAACTTGGGAAAAAGAAATTCAGCAGATGCAGACCGAGTATAATGATAAAAAAGCTGCCTTCGAAAATGAAAAAGTTCTGCTGGTCGGCGATCAGTTGAAGCAAAGAGAGAAAGAAGTTCTGGAGCAGGATGCCAAAATTAAAAGCTTGATCAATGCGCGGTTTGGTACCGACGGGGAAATCAATAAAGCCCGTGCTACACTCACCAAACCCTTTCAGGATTTGATATGGAATGCCATAAAAACTGTATCCGAGAAAAACACATTGGGTATTGTTTTAGATAAAAGCAATAACATCAGCGTACTGTATCTCGACAAAAGATACGATTACACAGACAAAGTGCTGGATCTGCTCCTCAAAAATCAAAATAAGTAA
- the rfbD gene encoding dTDP-4-dehydrorhamnose reductase has product MKKILVTGGYGQLGNCFQKLSSDFADRFTFEFTNSEALDITDSFAVLDYFDDFRPDFCINTSAYTAVDLAESEPEKAFAVNAEGVANLAEACRDHNAVLIHVSTDYVFDGETNLPYEEDNFTNPAGVYGASKRKGEELALEINPKTVILRTSWLYSEFNKNFVKTMLNLFSTKDELNIVSDQHGQPTNANDLAEAIMKIIESEHKTYGIFHFSNQPETTWYAFATKIAEFSDSKIKLNPITTEQYPTPAKRPARSTMSLDKIENIYHIQPKHWEHSLQDCINILQNNK; this is encoded by the coding sequence ATGAAAAAAATTCTCGTCACAGGCGGTTACGGACAGTTGGGAAATTGCTTTCAGAAATTATCGTCCGATTTCGCAGACCGGTTCACTTTTGAATTTACAAACTCCGAAGCTTTAGATATTACGGATTCGTTTGCTGTTCTCGATTATTTTGATGATTTCAGACCGGATTTTTGCATCAATACTTCCGCCTACACCGCTGTTGACCTGGCAGAATCTGAACCCGAAAAAGCATTTGCAGTAAATGCTGAGGGCGTAGCAAACCTTGCCGAAGCTTGTAGGGACCATAATGCTGTTCTCATCCACGTTTCCACAGACTATGTTTTCGACGGCGAAACCAATTTGCCTTACGAAGAGGACAACTTTACCAATCCAGCTGGTGTCTATGGAGCTTCCAAAAGAAAGGGCGAAGAACTGGCTCTGGAAATTAATCCCAAAACGGTCATTCTGCGGACATCATGGCTTTATTCAGAATTCAATAAGAATTTTGTGAAAACCATGCTGAACCTTTTTAGCACCAAAGACGAACTCAATATCGTATCAGATCAGCACGGGCAGCCAACCAATGCTAATGATCTTGCCGAAGCTATCATGAAGATCATCGAATCAGAACATAAAACTTACGGCATTTTTCACTTTTCAAACCAACCGGAAACAACCTGGTATGCTTTTGCTACTAAAATAGCTGAGTTTTCAGATTCTAAAATAAAACTTAATCCAATAACAACCGAGCAGTACCCCACACCTGCAAAAAGACCGGCTCGAAGCACGATGTCGCTCGATAAAATAGAGAACATCTATCACATCCAGCCAAAACATTGGGAACACAGTTTGCAGGACTGCATCAATATTTTACAGAACAATAAATGA
- a CDS encoding SDR family oxidoreductase, with protein MSKTIIITGTSSGIGFALAEYFGKKGHKVYGLSRKNVESPHFKTVPTDITDQAQVKNAIVEILNTENRIDVLINNAGMGMVGPVEDATQDEILKLFNLNLVGSVQMMSGVLPKMRDQKSGQIINISSIGSEMGLPFRGFYSASKSALDKVTEAVRYEVSPWNIQVCTLHLGDIKTNIADHRVKSEVSEPYKKVFDKVYSLMNAHVDQGTEPVDVARYIETLLKKNNWKAHYYFGKFGQKIGVPLKWLLPQNFYENLMKKYNKLD; from the coding sequence TTGAGTAAAACCATCATCATAACCGGTACTTCTTCCGGAATTGGCTTTGCCTTAGCAGAATATTTCGGTAAAAAAGGCCATAAAGTTTATGGCTTAAGCAGAAAAAATGTGGAAAGTCCACACTTCAAAACGGTTCCGACTGATATTACAGATCAGGCTCAGGTAAAGAATGCAATAGTTGAAATTTTAAATACTGAAAACCGTATCGATGTCCTGATAAACAACGCCGGAATGGGAATGGTCGGCCCCGTGGAAGATGCTACTCAGGACGAAATTCTTAAACTTTTCAATCTCAATCTGGTCGGTTCCGTGCAAATGATGTCTGGGGTTTTGCCCAAAATGCGGGACCAGAAATCCGGGCAGATCATCAATATTTCAAGCATCGGTTCAGAAATGGGCTTACCGTTTCGTGGATTCTATTCAGCATCCAAATCTGCGTTGGATAAGGTAACTGAAGCCGTTCGCTATGAAGTTTCGCCGTGGAATATCCAGGTTTGTACACTGCATTTAGGTGACATAAAAACCAATATTGCGGACCACAGGGTAAAAAGCGAAGTTTCTGAACCTTACAAAAAAGTATTTGATAAAGTCTATTCGCTGATGAATGCTCATGTAGATCAAGGTACGGAACCTGTGGATGTGGCCAGGTATATTGAAACCCTTCTCAAAAAAAATAACTGGAAAGCGCATTATTATTTTGGAAAATTCGGGCAAAAAATCGGCGTGCCTTTAAAATGGCTTCTCCCGCAAAATTTCTATGAAAACCTGATGAAAAAGTATAATAAACTGGATTGA
- a CDS encoding OmpH family outer membrane protein, translating into MKKLSVLFAAVMMFLAVGVAKAQKVASLDVAAVLNLMPEKKKADDQLTALSNSKRAEIEKQMQAAQAKLKQYSEEAPKQTQQVNEQRNAELQKLQQQIEQMQMAAQKDIAEKTDAAFLPIEKKFNDAVNRAAKSNGWDFVFDANASGLIYKGGPDATAAVKKELGL; encoded by the coding sequence ATGAAAAAACTAAGTGTATTATTTGCAGCAGTAATGATGTTTTTAGCTGTAGGAGTTGCAAAAGCTCAAAAAGTGGCATCCCTTGATGTGGCTGCAGTTTTGAACCTAATGCCTGAAAAAAAGAAAGCTGATGATCAGCTTACCGCGCTTTCAAATTCAAAAAGAGCAGAAATCGAGAAACAGATGCAGGCTGCACAGGCTAAGCTAAAACAGTACTCTGAAGAAGCTCCAAAACAAACTCAGCAAGTTAATGAACAAAGAAATGCTGAACTGCAGAAACTTCAGCAACAGATTGAGCAGATGCAGATGGCAGCTCAGAAAGATATCGCTGAAAAAACAGACGCAGCTTTCCTTCCAATCGAGAAAAAATTCAACGATGCTGTAAACAGAGCAGCTAAATCAAACGGTTGGGATTTTGTATTTGATGCCAATGCTTCAGGATTAATCTATAAAGGTGGTCCGGATGCAACAGCAGCCGTTAAAAAAGAATTAGGACTTTAA
- a CDS encoding nucleotide pyrophosphohydrolase: MEITNLQKQVDEWIKTVGVRYFNELTNMAILSEEVGEVGRIISRRYGEQSEKDSDKSKNLGEELADVLFVTLCLANQTGTDLQEAFDKKMKLKTERDKERHQNNEKLKD, from the coding sequence ATGGAAATCACAAACCTACAGAAACAGGTTGATGAATGGATAAAAACCGTTGGTGTGCGCTACTTCAACGAGCTTACGAATATGGCCATTTTGTCTGAAGAAGTAGGTGAGGTGGGACGCATTATATCCCGCAGATATGGCGAACAGAGCGAAAAGGACAGCGACAAGTCTAAAAATTTAGGTGAGGAACTTGCGGATGTTCTTTTTGTGACGTTATGCCTCGCGAACCAAACCGGGACGGACTTGCAGGAAGCTTTCGATAAAAAAATGAAGCTGAAAACCGAGCGCGACAAGGAACGCCATCAAAACAACGAAAAATTAAAAGATTAG
- a CDS encoding 3-phosphoshikimate 1-carboxyvinyltransferase, with protein sequence MTLEKRTHIANKTIQICGSKSISNRLLILNALFQNVKINNLSDSQDTRLLQEALASDSEIIDINHAGTAMRFLTSYFAIQPGKDVVLTGSERMKQRPIGFLVDALRDLGAEIEYLGNKGFPPLKIRGKNIVKSNVKIPADVSSQFITSLIFIGAKLPNGLNIELSGKITSRPYIDMTLQILKIIGIETEFSGNRISIKNHTFDDKKSNIFHYVVESDWSSASYFYSLSAISRKNISLKSFNNHSYQGDSALKEIYWECFGVNTVTDIQEHTISLFPETFIYPDSIKLNMNDCPDIAQTVCVTATALKVPFELTGLATLKVKETDRLLALQNELKKIGCETEISDDAIKSVNFTDPDENIVIKTYHDHRMAMSFAPFSLIQNLEIEDETVVEKSYPKFWEDFNEVTEPIN encoded by the coding sequence ATGACTTTAGAAAAAAGAACTCACATAGCCAATAAAACGATACAAATCTGCGGTTCGAAGAGCATCTCGAACCGCTTGCTCATACTAAATGCGCTCTTTCAGAACGTGAAAATCAATAATCTTTCGGATTCGCAGGACACCAGGCTTTTGCAGGAAGCGCTGGCAAGCGATTCTGAAATCATCGATATCAATCACGCCGGTACAGCGATGCGTTTCCTGACATCTTATTTTGCGATCCAGCCGGGAAAAGATGTTGTCTTAACCGGTTCTGAAAGGATGAAACAGCGCCCAATCGGTTTTTTGGTTGATGCGTTGAGAGATTTGGGTGCTGAGATTGAATATCTGGGAAACAAGGGATTTCCTCCGCTGAAAATCAGAGGGAAAAACATCGTGAAAAGCAATGTGAAAATTCCGGCTGACGTTTCCAGCCAGTTTATTACGTCACTAATTTTCATCGGAGCAAAACTACCGAACGGCCTGAATATCGAACTTAGCGGCAAAATTACATCACGGCCCTACATCGATATGACTTTACAAATTTTAAAGATCATCGGCATTGAAACAGAATTTTCCGGAAACAGAATTTCGATCAAAAACCATACGTTTGACGATAAAAAATCAAATATATTCCATTATGTGGTTGAAAGCGACTGGTCATCCGCCTCTTACTTCTACTCTTTATCCGCAATTTCGAGGAAAAATATTAGTTTAAAAAGTTTTAATAACCACTCCTACCAAGGCGATTCAGCGCTTAAAGAAATTTACTGGGAGTGTTTCGGAGTCAATACAGTGACTGATATCCAGGAACATACAATCAGTCTTTTTCCGGAGACCTTTATCTATCCTGACAGTATAAAACTCAATATGAATGACTGCCCGGACATCGCGCAAACCGTTTGTGTAACCGCGACTGCCCTAAAAGTTCCGTTTGAACTTACAGGACTTGCGACCTTGAAGGTGAAAGAAACCGACCGGCTTCTTGCGCTTCAGAATGAGTTGAAAAAAATCGGCTGCGAAACCGAAATTTCTGATGATGCGATAAAATCAGTAAATTTCACCGATCCGGACGAAAATATTGTCATAAAAACCTACCACGACCACAGAATGGCGATGAGTTTTGCACCTTTTTCTTTGATCCAGAATCTTGAAATTGAAGACGAAACTGTGGTTGAAAAGTCTTATCCAAAATTTTGGGAAGATTTTAATGAAGTTACAGAACCCATTAATTAA
- a CDS encoding IS110 family RNA-guided transposase, protein MSNLLKKVIGVDVGSKFLTLSFLDDEKGEQVLNLPNNERSILSFLSKISPSDYCFVIEATGNYSSRLLHLSIGKGFESSLINCMSVKHFARMKNIITKTDAEDAKLIRNYGEMFRPEFYIPKTQDIEYLDQEIKLLNDLEEEKRRYAVKLKALRFHSVVNPSTEKHYEKRLKQLEKEIKEVEARLPQLQDEEFTETKNLLQSVSGIGEKTSLQLMTATSGFKNFHSSKSLVKYFGLAPRIYQSGKKSYSPGKCRTSKTYIRSILYVCSWTAIKHNQKCKELYLRLLEKGKAKKLALIAVCNKLLRICFSVVKNKTPFQQDFQNKLKIST, encoded by the coding sequence ATGTCAAATTTATTGAAAAAAGTAATTGGTGTGGACGTTGGGTCCAAATTTTTAACGCTTAGTTTCCTGGACGATGAAAAAGGAGAACAGGTTTTGAATTTGCCAAATAATGAGCGCAGCATTTTGTCGTTTCTGTCTAAAATCTCTCCAAGCGATTATTGTTTTGTGATTGAGGCAACCGGAAACTACAGCAGCCGCCTGCTTCACCTCTCTATAGGAAAAGGATTTGAAAGCAGTCTGATCAACTGTATGTCTGTGAAACATTTTGCAAGGATGAAAAACATCATCACGAAAACCGATGCGGAGGATGCAAAACTGATCAGGAATTACGGAGAGATGTTCCGTCCGGAATTTTATATTCCAAAAACTCAGGATATTGAATATCTGGATCAGGAAATAAAGCTTCTTAATGATCTGGAAGAAGAAAAGCGTCGTTACGCGGTAAAGCTAAAAGCCTTAAGATTCCATTCCGTTGTTAATCCTTCAACAGAGAAACATTATGAAAAACGTTTAAAGCAACTGGAGAAAGAAATCAAGGAAGTTGAGGCCAGATTGCCGCAGTTGCAGGATGAGGAATTTACAGAAACTAAAAACCTGCTGCAGTCTGTATCGGGAATTGGCGAAAAGACGTCACTCCAATTAATGACTGCCACCTCAGGATTTAAAAATTTTCATTCTTCAAAATCTCTGGTAAAGTATTTTGGTCTGGCTCCAAGAATTTACCAATCGGGAAAGAAATCTTATTCACCAGGAAAATGCCGAACTTCAAAAACTTATATCCGAAGTATTCTCTATGTCTGTTCCTGGACGGCGATAAAGCACAACCAAAAATGTAAAGAGCTCTACTTACGGCTGCTTGAGAAGGGCAAGGCAAAAAAACTGGCTCTGATTGCCGTATGCAACAAACTTCTACGAATATGCTTCAGCGTAGTAAAAAACAAAACACCTTTTCAACAGGATTTTCAAAATAAATTAAAAATTTCAACCTGA